The DNA window tgtgacgttttcaacagataaacattgaaactggtgtgaaagatcatttcactgtgttctgctgcagcgcggcctgaaccacaactgagccgcagccggcccggtgcaacatggacgaggccacttcagagcaagttggaccctcacacacaaagtaagagacctgctacaaacatgtgaagctccaaactgaatcctcagagagtgaaccagtgaatgatgtgttctgaataaaaatatgtttgtgtttgcaggggtcaggaccacagactgagagcagagtctccagggtccagctgtctgtctctgaagagtaaCATGTCCATGGGAGGTCGTCCaagcttcagtaaagaacctggaccctcacacacagagtaagagactgtttctcctgtgacctgctctgaagaggatctagtttcctctagtgtggcccctgcattaggacacagcttcattgaagttggtgactaatctctcagaatcactcaaagagctcagacctccaccaagaaccaacacgctccttatgaaaccactttgaaatccactagagcctcattttaatttggatctgcaccaaattccacacactggtgaacatcagtcctctgaatatgcccccccccccccccccatctggttcacagaccacaaccttccaccaagtttactggtaatctgttgttttttataatcccactaacgaaccaaccaacacacaaacatactgggtgaaaacaaaacctccttgacagaagtgatgacaacctgtgactgtgacatgtgacttatcaggacatgtcttcacaggaagaggaagaggagtcatgtttctgaggaggagcagtcgtcctgctgtgcttcgtgtcaggacgtcctgaaggatccagtctccaccagctgtggacactggttctgcagacagtgcatcacctcatactgggaccagtctggttcttcaggagactcctcctgtccccagtgtggacgaagatccagaacaggagctgtagctcagacagcaggtcagagcagcactgtacatgtgtctgctgatgtcttcacttctgacaacagcacatgtggttttattctgttccttcatacagcatcaacatttaacatcgttagaaaagcacaaagttaaaaagcttttatttttctgtagtttttctgtatctgatgaaaacaatcagtagattctcagattctgtgtctctgacattgtttcttgtctttcagcagatcgtggtctgcaggaggtttcagatgaacataagctcagtcagaggaggagatgtgaacatgtgactgaaggaactgatgcaacaggaagtagaaccctcctcaacaggatctacactgagctctacatcacagagggacagagtgaagaggttaatactcaacatgaggtgaggcagcttgagacggcttccaagaagaagatcctccacgacactcccatcaggtgccacgacatcttcaaagcctccactgaccagcagagcagcatcagagtcgtcctgaccaacggcgtcgctggcgttggaaaaaccttctcggtgcagaagttcactctggactgggcagagggtttagaaaaccaggatgtgcgTCTGCTGattgtgctttcgttcagggagctgaacctggtgaagaaccagcagcacagtctcctcacgctgctccgtgttttccatccagcgttacagaagctcacggcagagacgctcgctgtctgtaaacctttgttcatctttgacggcctggatgaaagcagaccttctctggacttcaaccacagggagcttgtgtctgaggtcacacagaggtcatcagtcaacgtgctgctgacaaacctcatccgggggaatctgcttccctcggctctcgtctggatcacctccagacctgcggcggccaatcagatccctcctgcatgtgttgacagggtcacagaagtacgaggcttcactgaggcccagaaggaggagtacttcaggaggagattcagtgatgaagagctgtgcagcagaatcatctcacacatcaagacgtccaggagcctccacatcatgtgtcaaatcccagtcttctgctggatcagtgctacagttctggagcacatgttgaccacagaccagagaggagagctgcccaagaccctgactgacctgtactcacacttcctgctggttcagacaaagaggaagaacaacaagtacagTGAGGaacatgagacgactccacagcagctgacggaggctgacagggacgttctcctgaagctggggaggctggcacttaaacatctggaggaaggaaacatcatgttctaccaagaagacctggagcgatgtggtcttaatgtcacagaggcctcggtgtactcaggagtttgtactgagatcttcagaagagagtgtgtgatcttccagaaatcagtctactgctttgttcatctgagcgttcaggagttcctggctgcagtctacatgttccactgttacaccgagaggaacacagaagaaatcaagaacttcttgggaacagatgaggacacagacagtaccttctccctggatgacctcctggaAAGAACCATGAGGAAATCCCTCaacagtacaaatggtcatctggacctgtttgttcgcttccttcacggcctcagtctggagtccaaccaaagagtcttaggaggcctgctgggtcggacagggaacaatccagagatcatccagagagtcatcaacaacctgaagaagatgGAGACGAACAGTTATAggatttctcctgacagaagcatcaacatcttccactgtctgactgagatgaacgacaactcagttcatcagcagatgaaacagttcctgacgtcagagaacagatcgaAGAAGAAACTCTCTttgatccactgctcagctctggcctacatgctgcagatgtcagaggaggttctggatgagttggacctggagaagttcaacacatcagtcCAGGGTCGATtcagactgatcccagctgtgaggaactgcaggaaggctcggtgagtgtgtttgtgtgtctctgtgtgtgtgtgtgtgtgtgtgtgtctgtgtgtgtgtgtgtgtgtgtgtgtgtgtgtgtgtgggtgtggggggggggtgtgggtgtgtgtgtgtgtgtgtgtgtgtgggagtgtgtgtgtgtgtgggagtgtgggtgtgtgtgtgtttgtgtgtgtgtgtgtgtgtgtgcgtgtgtgtttgtgtgtgtatttgtgtgtgagtgtgtgtgtgtgagtgtgtgtgtgtgtgtgtgtgtgtgtgtgtgtgtgtgtgtgtgtgtgtttgtgtgtgtgtgtgtggggggtgagtgtgtgtgtgtgtgtgtgtgtgtgtttgtgtgtgcgtgtgtgtgtgtgtctgtgtgtgtgtatgtgtgtttgtgtgtgtgtgtgtttgtgtgtgtgtgtgtgtatgtgtgcgtgtgtgtttgtgtgtgtgtttgtgtgtgtgtgtgtgtctgtgtgtgtgtgtgtgggggggtgtgtttgtctgtgtgtgtgtctgtgtgtgtgtctgtgtgtgtgtgtgggggggggcggtgtatgtgtgtgtgtgtgtgtgtgtgtgtgtgtgtgtttgtgtttgtgtatctgtgtgtgtgtgtgtgtgtttgtgtgcgtgtctgtgtgtgtggtgtgtctgtgtgtgtgtgtgggatgtatgtgtgtgtgtgtgtccgtgtgtgtggtgtgtgtgtgtgtggtgtgtgtgtgtggtgtgtgtgtggtgtgtgtgtgtgtgtgtgtgtgtgtgtgtgtgtgtgtgtgtgtgtgtgtctgtgtgtgtgtggtgtgtgtgtgtgggtgtgtgtgtgtctgtgtgtgtgtctgtgtgtctgtgtgtgtggtgtgtgtgtgtgtgtgtgcgtgtgtttgtgtttgtgtatctgtgtgtgtgtgtgtgtgtgtgtttgggtgtgtgtctgtgtgtgtgtgtgtgtgtgtgtgtgtgtgtgtgtgtgtgtgtgcgcgtgtgtgtgtgtgtgtgtgtggggggggggagggtgtgtgtggggtgtgtgtgtgtgtggggtgtgtatgtgtgtgtcgtgtgtgtgtgtggggagggtgtgtgtgtggtgtgtgtctgtgcgtgtgtgtgtgtgtgtgtgtgtgtgtgtgtgtttgtgtgtgtgtgtgtgtgtgtgtgtgtgtgtgggggagagggtgtgtgtgtgtgtgtgcgtttgtcctCCAATTTCCTGACATGTGGACTTCACAacaacatgaggtcactgtgacctttgatctttgacctgaaatctaatcagtttgtctttgagtcaaaatatgaagaaatcccctaaagacagacttgagacatcatgttcaagaggtgatgaacatgttctgtgaccttgacctttgacctctgaatctaatgagttcctctgttagtctgaatgaacatgttctgtgaccttgacctttgacctctgaccacctgaatctcatgagttcctctgttagtctgaatgaagcttgaaccaaatctgaaaggattctcttgaggagtttttaacaaaaaggggatttaccagggtgagggtcacatgatcacgttctgtatgaatattgtgttttctgatttaattctcacagatttgatattttctttaattacagactcgttGGTCGTctcctctcagagactcactgtgaagtcgtggtctcagctctgaagtcagacccctcacatctgagagaactggatctgagtgtaAACcccctgcaggattcaggagtgaagctgctgtgttctggactggagagtccaaactgtcgactggagactctgaggtccttaaatccttcttcacttttcagactttctttcttattgggtcattatttatttgacttgtctcagttctgctctgctcactgtccctcagtcatctgtccctcacccagcctgtcagtcacgtccacctcatcaactccattcacctgcactcacctgctcctgatcactgagaaagtgtcagtaaataacatgtggactgaggccgagcactcgtcctcctcaggttttcaaaataagacacattcttattgaaacacgttggacagttgataagtatagaaacaaacaggaagtgacatcaggagccgtccctactttaaacagtgtttaattacacaaacctgctcagtgaccaacacacagagaagaagctgatgaatgaaacaatggtccaacatgtctgatctgatatttatcttcaggtcacagactggactgaggtcagcagcatgttgagagtctgtgttgacatgatgacgatccacaacaacaggaggacacattctaatattcatatttcttcaTCCAGGTTGAGGAactgcagactgacagagatcagctgttcttctctggcttcagctctgaggtcaaacccctctcatctgagagaactggatctgaggagaaacaacctgcaggactcagcagtgaaggagctgcttgatctacagcagagtccaacctgtcaactggagactctgaggtcagtagatgggcggagtcagtccacgctgctttcatcagtattttactaaacacagtcagtatcacagatccagggtctgtgctaccaagcaggatttgtggttatcaggttaacttcaggtttagttttttcagtcctacgaagctcgtccacttcttaacgaggtaaatcaccatggtaacttctgatgaacggctcacctgctccaggttaagttggagatcaacccgtatcaaagctccgcccactgaccacagtgactctacactgttgtgtggtgcacactctccttaaagggacggataagggaagtttaaatcaacgtctggttggttcagttgatctctaactcacccagaacatctcaatgtctccagactcatcctgtccccaaaacaccagatgacctcagtcagcttcctggagacaggtccatgtgtgtgtcctctgagacaaagagtcagtgtgtgtcttcagagacagtgtgtgtcct is part of the Limanda limanda chromosome 9, fLimLim1.1, whole genome shotgun sequence genome and encodes:
- the LOC133011047 gene encoding protein NLRC3-like, whose translation is MDEDTSEQVGPSHTKGQDQRLREESPGSGCLSLKSDWSMFEPLNFSKEPGPSHTEGQDHRLRAESPGSSCLSLKSDRSMGVPPHFSNEPGPSHTEERKRRSHVSEEEQSSCCASCQDVLKDPVSTSCGHWFCRQCITSYWDQSGSSGDCSCPQCGKRSRTGAGDRGLQEVSDEHKLSQRRRCEHVTEGTDATGSRTLLNRIYTELYITEGQSEEVNTQHEVRQLETASKKKILHDTPIRCHDIFKASTDQQSSIRVVLTNGVAGVGKTFSVQKFTLDWAEGLENQDVRLLIVLSFRELNLVKNQQHSLLTLLRVFHPALQKLTAETLAVCKPLFIFDGLDESRPSLDFNHRELVSEVTQRSSVNVLLTNLIRGNLLPSALVWITSRPAAANQIPPACVDRVTEVRGFTEAQKEEYFRRRFSDEELCSRIISHIKTSRSLHIMCQIPVFCWISATVLEHMLTTDQRGELPKTLTDLYSHFLLVQTKRKNNKYSEEHETTPQQLTEADRDVLLKLGRLALKHLEEGNIMFYQEDLERCGLNVTEASVYSGVCTEIFRRECVIFQKSVYCFVHLSVQEFLAAVYMFHCYTERNTEEIKNFLGTDEDTDSTFSLDDLLERTMRKSLNSTNGHLDLFVRFLHGLSLESNQRVLGGLLGRTGNNPEIIQRVINNLKKMETNSYRISPDRSINIFHCLTEMNDNSVHQQMKQFLTSENRSKKKLSLIHCSALAYMLQMSEEVLDELDLEKFNTSVQGRFRLIPAVRNCRKARLVGRLLSETHCEVVVSALKSDPSHLRELDLSVNPLQDSGVKLLCSGLESPNCRLETLSHLSLTQPVSHVHLINSIHLHSPAPDH